The following proteins come from a genomic window of Coffea arabica cultivar ET-39 chromosome 11c, Coffea Arabica ET-39 HiFi, whole genome shotgun sequence:
- the LOC113716600 gene encoding serine/threonine-protein kinase PBS1-like codes for MGCFPCFDSREEEKLNPQNDRDGPKEVHPAIPSNFSRLSSGADRLKTRSNVGSRKESSGLKDMPDVQIAAQTFTFRELAAATNNFRQESFLGEGGFGRVYKGQLLSGQVVAVKQLDRNGLQGNREFLVEVLMLSLLHHSNLVNLIGYCADGDQRLLVYEFMPLGSLEDHLHDLPPDKEPLDWNTRMKIAAGAAKGLEYLHDKANPPVIYRDFKSSNILLDEGFVPKVSDFGLAKLGPTGDKSHVSTRVMGTYGYCAPEYAMTGQLTVKSDVYSFGVVFLELITGRKAIDSTLPHGEQNLVTWARPLFNDRRKFARLADPRLQGQYPMRGLYQALAVASMCIQEQAAARPLIGDVVTALSYLANQAYDPSAAPGLGYRFTNDKDEKRNKDERGGRITRNEEGGGSGRKWDLEGSEKEDSPRETARMLNRDLDRERAVAEAKMWGENWREKRRQNAQGSFDGNNG; via the exons ATGGGTTGTTTTCCTTGTTTTGATTCAAGAGAGGAGGAAAAGCTGAATCCTCAGAATGACAGAGATGGTCCTAAAGAAGTCCACCCAGCTATCCCCTCTAACTTCTCCAGATTATCTTCTG GAGCTGATAGACTCAAAACAAGAAGCAACGTTGGGTCGAGAAAAGAGTCATCAGGGCTAAAGGATATGCCTGATGTGCAGATTGCTGCACAAACATTCACTTTTCGTGAGCTTGCTGCTGCAACAAACAATTTCAGGCAAGAGTCTTTCTTAGGTGAAGGAGGATTTGGACGAGTATATAAAGGGCAGCTTCTGTCGGGTCAG GTTGTTGCAGTTAAGCAATTGGATAGAAATGGGCTTCAGGGTAACCGGGAATTTTTGGTTGAGGTTCTTATGCTCAGTCTTTTACATCATTCTAACCTTGTAAATTTAATCGGTTACTGTGCTGATGGGGACCAGAGGCTACTTGTCTATGAGTTCATGCCCTTGGGATCATTGGAAGATCATCTTCATG ATCTTCCACCTGATAAAGAACCATTAGATTGGAATACAAGAATGAAGATAGCAGCAGGTGCGGCCAAAGGTTTGGAGTATCTTCATGACAAGGCAAATCCTCCTGTCATTTATAGGGATTTCAAGTCATCTAACATATTACTGGATGAAGGGTTTGTTCCAAAGGTTTCAGACTTTGGGCTGGCAAAACTTGGTCCTACTGGAGACAAGTCGCATGTCTCCACAAGGGTCATGGGAACTTATGGTTATTGTGCTCCTGAGTATGCTATGACTGGGCAATTGACGGTGAAATCTGATGTCTACAGTTTTGGGGTTGTCTTCCTGGAACTTATCACTGGACGTAAAGCAATTGACAGCACCCTACCTCATGGAGAGCAAAATCTCGTCACCTGG GCTCGGCCTTTATTCAATGACCGGAGAAAGTTTGCCAGGTTAGCAGATCCTCGGCTACAGGGTCAGTATCCAATGCGAGGACTTTATCAGGCTCTGGCAGTAGCATCCATGTGTATCCAGGAACAGGCTGCTGCCCGTCCTCTCATAGGGGATGTGGTGACTGCACTCTCTTATCTTGCAAATCAGGCATATGATCCCAGTGCAGCTCCCGGACTGGGTTACAGGTTTACCAATGATAAAGACGAGAAGAGAAACAAAGACGAGAGAGGTGGAAGAATCACAAGAAATGAAGAGGGCGGAGGTTCCGGACGCAAGTGGGATTTGGAAGGATCCGAAAAGGAGGACTCTCCTAGAGAAACTGCAAGGATGCTAAATAGGGATTTGGACAGGGAAAGAGCTGTTGCGGAGGCTAAGATGTGGGGTGAAAATTGGCGGGAAAAAAGGCGGCAAAATGCTCAAGGCAGTTTTGATGGAAATAACGGGTAG
- the LOC113716299 gene encoding exocyst complex component EXO70C1-like yields MQPTTTEENNRNQPPPEKFNSSVETGSTCSSITASSSPTRPQQSASQGDLSCPDQKSSFSPHSGAASGGCTSNIISNGQEDVEQVSEDVNRYADSLADDDKSNPPEVPHTVEAFSKIIESRIDNYYSHSGESARKRVKKMTEEDAFFIEAVMRLSKLTNAFSEFPPSETLNRTSFVLQKAMAFLEEEMRFLLEDSKLPPSPDSVNPNTHHHHQQRIAKNSSFSSKDKDSSDHHRQSSSMNGDHNDGEDDFPGYSPDTVTKMNRIASAMISAGYEKECCQVYSISRRSIFNQQLKKLEYDKLNMDDVWRMSWESLETEIKRWLTIVKHCSKLLFPAEKQLGETVFAHHLSLSTSIFSNLARAVVIQFLDFAGAVSLTKRSAEKLFKFLDMYETLLDLIPSIITDDDCCEHELRSEVSAAAGRLGEAAINIFLDLENSIKNDVAKTAVPGGAVHPLTRYVLNYLKYACEYKGTLEKIFEKQAGLDQNHSLCDSRPAKYTKHEESEGESSPHNLEHEASTTRFSVQVVTVMDLLDANLEAKSLLYKDPSLRYIFLMNNGRYILQKAKGSTEIHQVMGDNWCRRRSTVVRQFHKNYQRESWVRLLHSLSHEGLLVNGKVNKPTLKERFKNFNTMLEEIHKIQSTWVVSDDQLRTELRLSVAAVVIPAYRSFLGKFRQYLDSSKQIEKYIKYQPEDIEALIEELFDGNSTSMGRRR; encoded by the coding sequence atgCAGCCAACAACAACAGAGGAGAATAATAGAAACCAACCTCCTCCTGAAAAATTCAACAGCTCTGTCGAAACTGGTTCTACTTGTAGTAGTATTACTGCTTCTTCTAGTCCTACACGTCCCCAGCAGTCTGCCTCACAGGGCGATCTTTCGTGCCCCGATCAGAAATCAAGTTTTAGCCCGCATTCCGGCGCTGCTTCTGGAGGATGCACTTCTAATATTATTAGTAACGGCCAGGAGGACGTTGAACAAGTCTCTGAGGATGTCAATAGGTACGCCGACTCTCTTGCCGATGACGACAAGTCCAATCCCCCGGAGGTTCCTCATACGGTGGAGGCATTCTCCAAGATCATAGAATCAAGAATTGACAACTACTACTCCCATTCAGGCGAAAGTGCTAGAAAGAGGGTCAAGAAAATGACGGAGGAAGACGCCTTCTTCATCGAAGCCGTGATGCGCCTGTCCAAGCTAACCAACGCCTTCAGCGAGTTCCCACCCTCCGAAACATTGAACAGAACCAGCTTCGTTTTGCAGAAGGCAATGGCCTTCCTCGAGGAAGAAATGCGTTTTTTGCTGGAAGATTCTAAGCTTCCTCCTTCTCCCGATTCCGTCAATCCTAACACCCACCATCACCACCAGCAGCGAATCGCCAAAAACTCTTCTTTCAGTTCCAAGGACAAGGACTCATCGGATCATCATCGTCAGTCCTCCTCCATGAACGGTGATCATAATGATGGGGAGGACGATTTTCCAGGGTATTCCCCGGACACCGTCACCAAAATGAATCGAATTGCATCAGCGATGATATCAGCAGGATACGAGAAGGAGTGCTGTCAGGTGTACTCCATCTCCAGAAGGAGCATTTTCAACCAGCAATTGAAGAAGCTCGAATACGACAAGTTGAACATGGACGACGTTTGGAGGATGTCTTGGGAATCTCTCGAAACAGAGATCAAGAGGTGGCTAACCATCGTCAAGCATTGCTCCAAGTTACTCTTCCCCGCGGAAAAACAGCTGGGAGAGACCGTTTTCGCCCACCATCTTTCCCTTTCCACCAGCATCTTCAGCAATTTGGCTCGGGCCGTGGTGATTCAGTTTCTTGATTTCGCCGGGGCGGTGTCACTCACCAAGCGCTCCGCAGAGAAGCTCTTCAAATTCCTCGACATGTACGAGACGCTTCTCGATCTCATACCCTCCATAATCACTGACGATGATTGCTGCGAGCACGAATTGAGGTCAGAGGTCTCCGCCGCTGCTGGCCGTCTTGGCGAGGCAGCCATCAACATATTTCTGGATTTGGAGAATTCCATCAAGAACGACGTCGCCAAGACTGCGGTCCCGGGTGGGGCAGTGCACCCGCTTACTCGTTACGTGCTGAATTATCTCAAGTATGCATGCGAGTACAAAGGCACGCTGGAGAAAATCTTTGAAAAGCAAGCAGGATTGGATCAAAATCATTCTTTATGTGATTCGCGTCCGGCTAAATATACAAAACATGAAGAAAGCGAGGGCGAGAGCAGCCCGCACAATTTGGAACACGAGGCGAGTACGACCCGGTTCTCGGTGCAGGTAGTGACAGTTATGGATCTTTTGGACGCAAATCTGGAAGCCAAGTCGTTGCTGTACAAGGACCCTTCTTTGCGTTACATTTTCTTGATGAATAATGGGAGGTACATACTGCAGAAGGCGAAGGGGTCCACTGAGATTCACCAAGTGATGGGCGACAATTGGTGTAGGAGAAGATCAACTGTCGTGCGGCAGTTTCACAAGAACTACCAAAGGGAATCGTGGGTGAGATTATTGCACAGCTTGAGCCACGAGGGATTGCTAGTTAACGGGAAAGTGAACAAGCCAACGTTGAAGGAGaggttcaagaatttcaatacAATGTTGGAGGAGATACACAAGATACAGAGTACGTGGGTGGTCAGCGATGACCAGCTCCGTACGGAGCTAAGACTCTCCGTGGCCGCGGTGGTTATACCCGCTTACCGCTCTTTCTTAGGCAAGTTTAGACAGTATTTAGATAGTTCCAAGCAAATTGAGAAGTACATTAAGTATCAGCCTGAAGACATTGAGGCCTTAATTGAAGAACTTTTTGATGGCAATTCTACCTCCATGGGTAGGAGGAGATAG
- the LOC113717410 gene encoding bidirectional sugar transporter N3-like: MASFGSDHHRWVFAFGVLGNLVSIIAYLGPLPTFYRIYREKSTMGYEALPYVVALSSAMLWMHYALLKPATLLISINSLGCIIETLYILFYILYASKQARKHTIKLVGMLNVGLICAIFVVTNYALKEVSVRIMVVGWICVAFSVSVFAAPLSIVFQVVRTRNAEFMPVALSATLTLSAVMWFFYGFLKADMCVTVPNIMGFFLGVLQMMLYVIYRKPKPLVAEKKVPEHVINIVMLCNSDVHPVVDSQTSSNCDVNSTADADENEDEKKDEETVSAVADEPCSSQAQVHLDSPALLVCSAA; this comes from the exons ATGGCTTCGTTTGGCTCTGACCACCACCGTTGGGTGTTTGCCTTCGGGGTCTTAG GCAACTTGGTTTCCATCATCGCATACCTTGGCCCGTT GCCGACGTTCTATCGGATCTACAGAGAAAAATCAACGATGGGATATGAGGCGCTACCGTATGTGGTAGCACTTTCCTCCGCCATGCTCTGGATGCACTACGCACTCCTTAAACCTGCAACTCTTCTCATCTCCATCAACTCATTGGGATGCATCATCGAGACCCTTTACATCTTGTTTTATATTCTTTACGCCTCAAAACAGGCCAGG AAACATACGATCAAGCTAGTAGGTATGCTGAACGTGGGGTTAATCTGCGCAATTTTTGTGGTCACAAACTATGCGCTGAAGGAAGTATCAGTTCGTATCATGGTTGTTGGATGGATTTGTGTTGCTTTCTCTGTGTCTGTTTTTGCAGCACCTCTCAGTATTGTG TTTCAAGTAGTCCGAACTCGCAATGCTGAATTTATGCCGGTCGCCTTGTCTGCAACCCTTACATTGAGTGCAGTCATGTGGTTTTTCTATGGATTCCTCAAAGCGGATATGTGTGTTACG GTTCCAAATATTATGGGGTTCTTTCTAGGAGTCCTTCAAATGATGTTGTACGTCATCTATCGAAAGCCCAAGCCCCTTGTGGCTGAGAAAAAAGTACCAGAGCACGTAATCAACATAGTAATGTTGTGCAACTCTGACGTGCATCCAGTAGTTGATTCTCAAACAAGTAGCAATTGCGACGTCAACTCTACTGCTGATGCTGatgaaaatgaagatgaaaagAAGGATGAAGAAACTGTTTCGGCAGTGGCAGATGAACCCTGCAGCAGCCAAGCCCAAGTGCACCTCGATTCTCCTGCATTGCTTGTTTGTTCCGCAGCTTAG